A window of Streptomyces sp. SAI-127 contains these coding sequences:
- the eccB gene encoding type VII secretion protein EccB: protein MATRRDELNAYSFARRRTVAAFLQPSPHGSEEAAPRPLKTVLPSLGVAALVLIGFGAWGMLSPTAPKGWDAQGKNILVGSESTTRYVLVKTKGENKLSLHPVLNLASAKLLLNGENPQVMKIKESVLDNSKYPMGATVGIPFAPDRLPSASDAETVKTWALCQSPGQDGQPVSATYVLDKSDYNKLLHTKGELNQRQVLYIEGPKDPTSVSGNGPRYMVTADGSAYLIGGKAWRFASKNSLQDIERAVFGDGKQPQSVSPDFLKTLNPAGDLVFPNMAEEAGTDANVEGLAPNLSKVGMILEAGSGAGQQKYVVLKDKVQPVSDFAAQMWMRSPFINSVYAGKTPAPVEVGFNDIHPDTGEWMDEMRWPDEPVVQANTHWERGGNKISCSVWHGGAENQRTGSQLMTVWTGSDYPKDLSQSGSRTYVSPGSGLLFKRLTGADAGGGSTFLVTDTGLRYSVPARNDSSVTGGEKADTQETNTAQVRLGYGKIKPVAVPAAWADLLAAGPELSSGNAEQAQGS from the coding sequence ATGGCGACACGTCGGGATGAGCTGAACGCTTACTCCTTCGCGCGCAGGCGCACGGTGGCGGCGTTTCTTCAGCCGTCACCGCACGGTTCGGAAGAGGCGGCACCGCGGCCCCTCAAGACCGTCCTGCCGAGTCTCGGTGTGGCGGCGCTGGTGCTCATCGGATTCGGCGCCTGGGGCATGCTCAGCCCGACCGCTCCGAAGGGCTGGGACGCACAGGGCAAGAACATCCTCGTCGGCAGCGAGTCGACGACGCGCTATGTACTGGTGAAGACCAAGGGCGAGAACAAGCTCAGCCTGCACCCGGTTCTCAACCTGGCGTCCGCCAAGCTGCTGCTGAACGGCGAGAACCCCCAGGTCATGAAGATCAAGGAGTCGGTGCTCGACAACAGCAAGTACCCGATGGGCGCCACCGTCGGCATTCCCTTCGCCCCGGACCGGCTGCCGTCGGCGTCGGACGCGGAGACGGTCAAGACCTGGGCGCTGTGCCAGTCGCCGGGGCAGGACGGGCAGCCCGTCAGCGCGACGTACGTGCTGGACAAGAGCGACTACAACAAGCTGCTGCACACGAAGGGCGAGTTGAACCAGCGCCAGGTCCTGTACATCGAGGGCCCGAAGGACCCCACCTCGGTCAGCGGGAACGGTCCGCGGTACATGGTCACCGCGGACGGGAGCGCCTACCTGATCGGCGGCAAGGCCTGGCGGTTCGCCAGCAAGAACTCGCTGCAGGACATCGAGCGCGCCGTGTTCGGAGACGGCAAGCAGCCGCAGAGCGTCAGTCCGGACTTCCTCAAGACGCTGAACCCCGCGGGAGACCTCGTGTTCCCCAACATGGCGGAGGAGGCGGGGACGGACGCCAATGTCGAGGGGCTCGCTCCCAACCTCTCCAAGGTGGGCATGATCCTCGAGGCCGGTTCCGGAGCCGGGCAGCAGAAGTACGTCGTGCTGAAGGACAAGGTCCAGCCGGTGTCCGACTTCGCGGCGCAGATGTGGATGCGCAGTCCTTTCATCAACTCCGTGTACGCGGGCAAGACCCCCGCGCCGGTGGAGGTCGGCTTCAACGACATCCACCCGGATACCGGCGAGTGGATGGACGAGATGCGGTGGCCCGACGAGCCGGTGGTCCAGGCCAACACGCACTGGGAGCGGGGCGGCAACAAGATCTCGTGCAGTGTCTGGCACGGCGGTGCGGAGAACCAGAGGACCGGCTCGCAGCTGATGACGGTGTGGACCGGCTCGGACTACCCCAAGGACCTCTCCCAGAGCGGTTCCCGGACCTACGTCTCGCCCGGCAGCGGCCTTCTGTTCAAGCGCCTCACGGGTGCCGACGCCGGTGGCGGCAGCACCTTCCTCGTCACCGACACCGGCCTGCGCTACTCGGTCCCCGCACGCAACGACAGTTCGGTCACCGGCGGCGAGAAGGCCGACACCCAGGAGACCAACACCGCCCAGGTCAGGCTCGGTTACGGCAAGATCAAGCCGGTCGCGGTGCCGGCCGCGTGGGCCGATCTGCTGGCGGCGGGGCCGGAGCTCAGCAGCGGGAACGCGGAGCAGGCGCAGGGGTCGTAG
- the eccE gene encoding type VII secretion protein EccE: MGPIRVQHLVGFELAAAVLLIGWLLRPIGLTVGIVLAVPLVLAGLLRRRGRPLPEWFSTARALGDRRKRNAEPVPPGTDPGFAPAVECDPALRTYSFQDREQREIGMLGDGTFLTALVQVQAADTPLRPSYGTGDIPLDLLQGLLEVDDIRLASVQVVQHTQPAPAPHLPPQAMAVRSYGPLQAQSMTPGLRITWVALKFDPELCPEAVEARGGGMQGSRRALLRVADQLASRLMGVGMQAKVLSEADICGAIATSSCVNPMATTGGAALDGSRSGRRTAESTRTWRCDDRLHTTYWISRWPQFGGGGPAFPRLVGALTSAPTLASTFSLTISRRRGKVLALSGHVRLTGRGENELGEAAQHLERAASAFKVGLVRLDREQLPGVLATLPLGGTR; the protein is encoded by the coding sequence ATCGGCCCCATCCGCGTCCAGCACCTGGTCGGCTTCGAACTGGCCGCCGCGGTCCTGCTGATCGGCTGGCTGCTGCGCCCCATCGGTCTCACCGTCGGCATCGTGCTGGCCGTACCGCTGGTCCTGGCCGGACTGCTGCGCCGGCGTGGGCGTCCGCTGCCCGAGTGGTTCAGCACCGCCCGCGCGCTCGGCGACCGCCGCAAGCGCAACGCCGAACCCGTGCCCCCCGGCACCGACCCCGGCTTCGCCCCGGCCGTCGAGTGCGACCCGGCGCTGCGCACCTACAGCTTCCAGGACCGCGAGCAGCGTGAGATCGGCATGCTCGGCGACGGCACCTTCCTCACCGCGCTGGTGCAGGTGCAGGCCGCGGACACCCCGCTGCGTCCTTCCTACGGCACCGGGGACATCCCCCTGGATCTGCTGCAGGGCCTGCTGGAGGTGGACGACATCCGGCTCGCCTCGGTCCAGGTCGTCCAGCACACCCAGCCCGCGCCCGCCCCGCATCTGCCTCCGCAGGCCATGGCGGTCCGCTCCTACGGGCCGCTGCAGGCCCAGAGCATGACACCGGGGCTGCGCATCACCTGGGTCGCGCTCAAGTTCGACCCGGAGCTGTGCCCCGAGGCCGTGGAAGCCCGCGGTGGCGGTATGCAGGGGTCCCGTCGGGCGCTGCTGCGCGTCGCCGACCAGCTGGCCAGCCGCCTCATGGGAGTCGGCATGCAGGCCAAGGTGCTGAGCGAGGCGGACATCTGCGGCGCCATCGCGACCTCCAGCTGTGTCAACCCGATGGCCACGACCGGCGGTGCCGCGCTCGACGGGAGCCGCTCGGGCCGCCGTACGGCCGAGAGCACCCGGACCTGGCGCTGCGACGACCGGCTGCACACCACGTACTGGATCTCCCGGTGGCCGCAGTTCGGCGGCGGCGGTCCGGCGTTCCCCCGGCTGGTCGGTGCGCTGACCTCCGCGCCCACGCTGGCCAGCACCTTCTCGCTCACCATCAGCAGGCGCCGGGGCAAGGTCCTCGCCCTGTCCGGGCACGTGCGCCTGACCGGCCGCGGTGAGAACGAACTGGGCGAGGCGGCCCAGCACTTGGAGCGAGCCGCGTCCGCGTTCAAGGTCGGTCTCGTCCGGCTCGACCGTGAGCAGCTGCCCGGAGTCCTGGCCACCCTGCCGCTGGGAGGTACCCGCTGA
- the mycP gene encoding type VII secretion-associated serine protease mycosin, producing the protein MRTTLADDDVRFQVDDTSCSFPSDIIKGTPWSLQRVVLDQLWQDTKGKNVKVAVIDTGVDTVNAQLKGGAVANGKDFLHPGGNGKTDKVGHGTKVAGIIAARKLDGTGFIGLAPEATIIPIRQNDDQGSGNVGTMIQAIKYAADAGAKVINISQDTASKMDPTVDETFRAVIKYAQEKDALIVAAAGNDGADGKIKETYPAAYPGVLAVAASDRNNARAPFSQSGPFVGVAAPGIDMVSTVPVGGNCVDQGTSFAAPYVSGVAALIRAKHPEWTYKQVITQIEQTADRTKAGRDDFVGWGVIDPAAAVNDDTTAPSADGPKPDTAGPAGDSANVQAATLVLGESEQQRTERYALYVLAAGFALVLLLFGGGRVLSDWRRKQGVGNNVESTGS; encoded by the coding sequence GTGCGGACCACCTTGGCCGACGACGACGTGCGCTTCCAGGTCGACGACACCAGCTGCTCGTTCCCGTCCGACATCATCAAGGGAACGCCCTGGTCGCTGCAGCGTGTCGTCCTGGACCAGCTGTGGCAGGACACCAAGGGCAAGAACGTCAAGGTCGCCGTCATCGACACCGGTGTCGACACCGTCAACGCACAGCTCAAGGGCGGCGCCGTCGCCAACGGCAAGGACTTCCTGCACCCGGGCGGCAACGGCAAGACCGACAAGGTGGGCCACGGCACCAAGGTGGCGGGCATCATCGCGGCCCGGAAGCTCGACGGCACCGGGTTCATCGGCCTCGCCCCGGAAGCGACGATCATCCCGATCCGGCAGAACGACGACCAGGGCAGCGGCAACGTCGGCACGATGATCCAGGCGATAAAGTACGCGGCCGACGCCGGCGCCAAGGTCATCAACATCTCGCAGGACACCGCTTCGAAGATGGACCCGACGGTCGACGAGACATTCCGGGCGGTCATCAAGTACGCCCAGGAGAAGGACGCCCTGATCGTCGCGGCGGCCGGCAACGACGGTGCGGACGGCAAGATCAAGGAGACGTACCCGGCGGCGTACCCGGGCGTGCTGGCGGTCGCGGCTTCCGACCGCAACAACGCCCGTGCCCCCTTCTCCCAGTCGGGCCCGTTCGTGGGCGTCGCGGCACCGGGCATCGACATGGTCTCGACCGTCCCGGTGGGCGGCAACTGCGTCGACCAGGGCACGAGTTTCGCGGCCCCGTACGTCTCGGGTGTCGCGGCACTGATCCGCGCCAAGCACCCGGAGTGGACCTACAAGCAGGTCATCACCCAGATCGAGCAGACGGCGGACCGGACCAAGGCGGGCCGCGACGACTTCGTGGGCTGGGGCGTCATCGACCCGGCCGCCGCGGTCAACGACGACACGACGGCGCCCTCGGCCGACGGCCCGAAGCCGGACACGGCCGGCCCCGCGGGCGACTCCGCCAACGTCCAGGCCGCGACACTGGTCCTCGGCGAGTCCGAACAACAACGGACGGAACGCTACGCGCTGTACGTCCTGGCGGCCGGGTTCGCGTTGGTGCTGCTTCTGTTCGGGGGCGGGCGGGTTCTGAGCGACTGGCGACGTAAGCAGGGTGTGGGTAACAACGTGGAGTCAACGGGGAGCTGA
- a CDS encoding S8 family serine peptidase — MGFTRVLRAGVCGTLTAALLLTSASLAAADQVRDDQWALDALNAGSVWKISKGSGVTVAVIDDGVNASHVDLQGNVLPGKDFMDGGSATPNPGDNHGTGMASIIAAHGHGADAGVVGLAPEAKILPIRAFGTDGPGLPEPIRYAVDHGASVINVSLCFDSSDPQKIDEVSDAVAYALSHDVLVVGASGNEDDKGGKCYPAASPGALGVGAVKNDGLIWNGSNPGDFVALTAPGANIVSAKGAGNEYRAASGTSDAAAYTSAAAALLRSKFPDLTAGQIANRLVKTAVMPDSEKSLSLPDQSYGYGIIQPLAALKDNIPAGSKYGPLTVPESLKGKPAASGASAPGEEEEKADQKAMLIWVVIGVVGLAVIGLIVFLIVKASRRNKNNSGGPGGTSTYPQYGQQPAPPHQNPYQQQAAPQQNPYQQPTPPQGQWPPQQ, encoded by the coding sequence ATGGGCTTCACCCGGGTACTTCGCGCAGGGGTCTGCGGCACATTGACCGCTGCGCTGTTGCTCACTTCTGCTTCACTTGCAGCGGCAGACCAGGTCAGAGATGACCAGTGGGCCCTAGATGCTCTTAATGCCGGATCCGTGTGGAAGATTTCTAAAGGTAGCGGCGTCACAGTTGCCGTTATTGATGACGGCGTGAACGCTAGCCATGTCGACCTTCAAGGGAATGTCCTCCCGGGTAAGGACTTCATGGATGGGGGCTCTGCAACCCCAAATCCGGGTGATAATCACGGCACAGGAATGGCATCAATCATTGCTGCTCATGGGCATGGTGCGGACGCTGGCGTGGTCGGATTGGCGCCAGAGGCAAAAATCTTGCCGATCCGAGCGTTTGGTACTGATGGGCCGGGACTTCCTGAACCGATTCGCTATGCAGTTGACCACGGCGCGTCCGTAATCAACGTCTCTTTGTGTTTCGATTCCAGTGACCCTCAAAAGATTGACGAGGTGTCAGACGCTGTCGCTTATGCTTTGAGTCACGATGTGCTGGTGGTTGGCGCGTCGGGAAATGAAGATGACAAGGGCGGCAAGTGCTATCCGGCGGCTTCGCCGGGGGCGCTGGGGGTCGGTGCCGTAAAGAACGATGGGTTGATCTGGAATGGATCGAACCCGGGAGATTTTGTCGCATTGACGGCGCCTGGCGCTAACATTGTTTCCGCAAAGGGTGCCGGAAACGAGTATCGCGCAGCATCTGGCACTTCGGATGCTGCTGCCTACACATCAGCAGCAGCTGCGCTGCTCCGATCTAAGTTTCCTGATTTGACAGCGGGCCAGATTGCAAATCGCCTGGTCAAGACTGCGGTGATGCCTGACTCTGAGAAGAGTCTCTCCCTGCCGGATCAGAGTTACGGCTACGGGATTATCCAGCCGCTCGCAGCCTTGAAAGATAATATCCCAGCCGGCTCAAAGTACGGTCCGCTCACCGTTCCGGAGTCCCTGAAGGGGAAGCCGGCCGCTTCCGGCGCCAGCGCTCCCGGCGAAGAAGAAGAAAAGGCTGATCAGAAGGCAATGCTTATCTGGGTTGTCATCGGTGTCGTGGGTCTGGCCGTTATCGGCCTGATCGTTTTCTTGATCGTCAAGGCGTCCAGGCGGAACAAGAACAATAGCGGCGGTCCCGGCGGCACTTCGACCTACCCCCAGTATGGCCAGCAGCCCGCCCCACCGCACCAGAACCCGTATCAGCAGCAGGCTGCGCCTCAGCAAAACCCGTACCAGCAGCCGACCCCGCCTCAAGGCCAGTGGCCGCCGCAGCAGTAG
- a CDS encoding DUF397 domain-containing protein, with amino-acid sequence MTDADDIAAKTPDEDVKARKARERDELYGLDISGVEWHSAPGTEEHEERVEIAYLPEGAVAMRSSLDPDTVLRYTEAEWRAFVLGARDGEFDLEAAQHQGGLTAEQAE; translated from the coding sequence ATGACTGACGCGGACGACATCGCCGCAAAGACACCGGACGAGGACGTCAAGGCGCGAAAGGCGCGGGAACGGGACGAGCTGTACGGCCTGGACATCTCCGGCGTCGAGTGGCACAGCGCGCCCGGCACCGAGGAGCACGAGGAGCGCGTCGAGATCGCCTACCTCCCCGAGGGCGCGGTGGCCATGCGGTCCTCCCTGGACCCGGACACCGTGCTGCGGTACACGGAGGCGGAGTGGCGGGCCTTCGTACTCGGCGCACGCGACGGCGAGTTCGACCTGGAGGCCGCACAGCACCAGGGCGGGCTCACCGCGGAGCAGGCGGAGTAG
- a CDS encoding WXG100 family type VII secretion target, whose protein sequence is MAGQQFTMTEEEMVAFSGKISSVNSSIQGEISRLQTVIDTITGGWKGSAATAYNNLQSQVNQDANKINQILNDIKEAIDQSTKAYAASEEEQRASIQNIAASSPFG, encoded by the coding sequence ATGGCTGGACAGCAGTTCACCATGACCGAGGAGGAGATGGTCGCGTTCAGCGGCAAGATCTCCTCGGTCAACTCCTCGATCCAGGGCGAAATCTCCCGCCTGCAGACCGTGATCGACACGATCACGGGCGGCTGGAAGGGCTCGGCGGCCACCGCGTACAACAACCTGCAGTCGCAGGTGAACCAGGATGCCAACAAGATCAACCAGATCTTGAACGACATCAAGGAAGCGATCGACCAGAGCACCAAGGCCTACGCGGCTTCGGAAGAGGAGCAGCGCGCGTCCATCCAGAACATCGCGGCCTCGTCCCCCTTCGGATGA
- a CDS encoding SCO5717 family growth-regulating ATPase produces MQSDRDGLRAGWTTPSDDQSDAESATEMTGEFTIDYAAPAWYTQSAAPEAEAEPPAPAAAPTAPAPHPGYPDTSGSAPSAPIPGPQFDPSAGPAGAAPPPPPWAGNPGATPQPPQSGYGYGYPQPPAPPNPQSGYGYPQPPAPPNPQTGYGYPQPPAPPNPQSGYGYPQSPAPVAPPAAPVAPAPPVAPVAAAATPVSPVAPAPPAPPVAPGSPTADGGAASAGGEAEGRIDAPSASATATSAPQPPAAPSPEAPTAPTAPTAPEPPAPAEAPQGSAEADAEAPAAPSPSEAGAASASASASADEPGTDEGTVATAPEAPEAPEAPEANTPPASAPSADAEPQAAAPDAPTTQTAAPDQAQAPQAAAAPEQPRPAQSPTPEQPEAQQEGWRPPPAPQGAVPPLPPQFASAAPGTAPTSAPEWTTGGQPGAPLPPAQPTAAPQPQAPQPAPGGWPATPPQPEGQPAQGGYGYPQPPAPQNPQSGYGFPQPPAPQPGQGGYGYPQQPAPPNPQSGYGFPQPPAPPNPQSGYGFPQPPAPQPDQSGYGYPQQQAPAQPGQPGQPGQPGQPGQPVPPPPAQPQPQPGQPQFPGQQPPQAPQPGPYAGAPGQPGVDPRTGGAWPAAVQHDQRQQVAGAGAPLGYNAAVELTSDRLVNSKKQKAKSSRPTPGGSKFKLGGKKEEQERQRKLDLIRTPVLSCYRIAVISLKGGVGKTTTTTALGSTLATERQDKILAIDANPDAGTLGRRVRRETGATIRDLVQAIPYLNSYMDIRRFTSQAASGLEIIANDVDPAVSTTFNDEDYRRAIDVLGRQYPIILTDSGTGLLYSAMRGVLDLADQLIIISTPSVDGASSASTTLDWLSAHGYASLVSRSITVISGVRETGKMIKVEDIVTHFEQRCRGVIVVPFDEHLAAGAEVDLDMMRPKVREAYFDLAAMVAEDFVRAQQEQGLWTGQGGHQPPTMAPPMPGHQQAPAAQPQQPQPPFQGFPGAQPGQPWQTGQPGQPGQQQPGFPQPPYDPNAGQPPQQ; encoded by the coding sequence GTGCAGAGCGATCGGGACGGGCTGCGCGCGGGCTGGACCACGCCCAGCGACGACCAGTCCGACGCGGAGTCCGCCACCGAGATGACGGGCGAGTTCACCATCGACTACGCCGCGCCTGCCTGGTACACGCAGAGCGCGGCGCCCGAGGCCGAGGCGGAACCTCCCGCGCCCGCCGCTGCCCCCACCGCGCCTGCACCGCACCCCGGTTACCCCGATACGTCCGGTTCCGCACCGTCGGCTCCCATCCCCGGCCCGCAGTTCGACCCGTCCGCGGGTCCGGCCGGCGCTGCGCCACCGCCCCCGCCGTGGGCGGGGAATCCCGGCGCGACCCCCCAGCCCCCGCAGAGCGGCTACGGCTACGGCTACCCCCAGCCGCCCGCGCCCCCGAACCCCCAGAGCGGCTACGGCTACCCCCAGCCGCCCGCGCCCCCGAACCCGCAGACCGGCTACGGCTACCCGCAGCCCCCCGCGCCCCCGAACCCCCAGAGCGGCTACGGCTATCCGCAGTCGCCCGCTCCAGTGGCACCGCCCGCGGCGCCGGTCGCTCCCGCACCCCCCGTGGCCCCGGTGGCTGCTGCCGCGACTCCCGTCTCCCCTGTAGCGCCCGCACCTCCCGCGCCCCCAGTGGCTCCCGGCTCCCCCACCGCAGACGGCGGCGCGGCTTCCGCCGGAGGTGAAGCGGAAGGCCGTATCGACGCGCCCTCCGCCTCCGCCACGGCGACGAGCGCCCCCCAGCCCCCCGCCGCCCCGTCGCCGGAGGCGCCCACCGCCCCCACCGCCCCCACCGCCCCCGAGCCTCCGGCCCCCGCCGAAGCCCCGCAGGGGTCCGCGGAGGCGGACGCCGAGGCACCGGCGGCCCCGTCCCCGAGCGAGGCCGGAGCCGCCTCCGCATCCGCATCCGCATCCGCCGACGAGCCCGGAACCGACGAGGGCACGGTCGCCACGGCACCGGAAGCACCCGAGGCACCGGAAGCACCGGAAGCCAACACACCCCCGGCCTCCGCCCCGAGCGCTGACGCCGAACCGCAGGCAGCCGCGCCCGACGCCCCGACCACGCAGACCGCCGCACCGGACCAGGCCCAGGCACCGCAGGCCGCCGCCGCACCCGAGCAGCCCCGGCCCGCCCAGAGCCCCACGCCCGAACAGCCCGAAGCCCAGCAGGAAGGCTGGCGCCCGCCGCCGGCTCCCCAGGGCGCCGTCCCGCCCCTCCCGCCTCAGTTCGCGTCGGCGGCCCCCGGTACGGCACCGACGTCGGCCCCGGAGTGGACGACGGGCGGACAGCCCGGTGCCCCGCTCCCGCCCGCGCAGCCGACGGCCGCGCCCCAGCCCCAGGCCCCGCAACCGGCGCCCGGGGGCTGGCCGGCCACCCCGCCGCAGCCCGAGGGCCAGCCGGCACAGGGCGGTTACGGCTACCCGCAGCCCCCCGCCCCGCAGAACCCGCAGAGCGGCTACGGCTTCCCCCAGCCCCCTGCGCCCCAGCCCGGCCAGGGCGGCTACGGCTACCCCCAGCAGCCCGCGCCCCCCAACCCTCAGAGCGGTTACGGCTTCCCGCAGCCCCCCGCTCCCCCGAACCCTCAGAGCGGTTACGGCTTCCCGCAACCGCCCGCCCCCCAGCCCGACCAGAGCGGCTACGGCTACCCCCAGCAGCAGGCCCCCGCACAGCCCGGCCAGCCGGGCCAGCCGGGTCAGCCGGGCCAGCCGGGTCAACCCGTGCCGCCGCCCCCGGCGCAGCCGCAGCCCCAGCCGGGGCAGCCGCAGTTCCCGGGACAGCAGCCGCCGCAGGCACCCCAGCCCGGCCCCTACGCGGGCGCTCCGGGCCAGCCCGGCGTGGACCCCCGTACCGGTGGAGCCTGGCCCGCGGCCGTCCAGCACGACCAGCGGCAGCAGGTCGCCGGCGCGGGCGCGCCGCTCGGCTACAACGCCGCGGTCGAGCTGACCTCGGACCGGCTGGTCAACAGCAAGAAGCAGAAGGCCAAGAGCAGCCGCCCCACTCCCGGTGGCTCGAAGTTCAAGCTCGGCGGCAAGAAGGAGGAGCAGGAGAGGCAACGCAAGCTCGACCTCATCCGCACCCCGGTGCTGTCCTGCTACCGGATCGCGGTGATCAGCCTCAAGGGCGGCGTGGGCAAGACGACCACGACCACCGCCCTCGGCTCCACCCTCGCCACCGAACGGCAGGACAAGATCCTCGCCATCGACGCCAACCCGGACGCCGGCACCCTCGGCCGCCGGGTGCGGCGCGAGACCGGCGCCACCATCCGTGACCTGGTCCAGGCGATCCCGTACCTCAACTCGTACATGGACATCCGCCGGTTCACGTCCCAGGCGGCCTCGGGCCTCGAGATCATCGCCAACGACGTCGACCCTGCCGTGTCCACGACGTTCAACGACGAGGACTACCGGCGCGCGATCGACGTGCTGGGCCGCCAGTACCCGATCATCCTCACGGACTCGGGCACGGGTCTGCTCTACAGCGCCATGCGCGGGGTCCTCGACCTCGCCGACCAGCTGATCATCATCTCGACCCCGTCGGTGGACGGCGCGAGCAGCGCCAGTACGACGCTGGACTGGCTGTCGGCGCACGGGTACGCGTCCCTGGTCTCGCGGTCCATCACCGTGATCTCGGGTGTCCGCGAGACCGGCAAGATGATCAAGGTGGAGGACATCGTCACCCACTTCGAGCAGCGCTGCCGGGGCGTGATCGTCGTACCGTTCGACGAGCACCTGGCGGCCGGTGCCGAGGTCGACCTCGACATGATGCGGCCGAAGGTCCGGGAGGCGTACTTCGACCTCGCCGCGATGGTGGCCGAGGACTTCGTGCGGGCCCAGCAGGAGCAGGGCCTGTGGACGGGGCAGGGCGGCCACCAGCCGCCGACCATGGCTCCTCCGATGCCGGGTCACCAACAGGCCCCGGCCGCGCAGCCGCAGCAGCCCCAGCCGCCGTTCCAGGGCTTCCCCGGCGCACAGCCCGGCCAGCCCTGGCAGACCGGCCAGCCGGGTCAGCCGGGCCAGCAGCAGCCCGGGTTCCCGCAGCCGCCGTACGACCCGAACGCGGGACAGCCGCCGCAGCAGTAA
- a CDS encoding WXG100 family type VII secretion target — protein sequence MSGQILVNFATISQAAQDVRSTAGKIRTQLDELESGVKRISASWEGSAQESYRAKQAEWDQRAASMQQTLEAIAKALDSAAQNYQATESKNAQIWGG from the coding sequence ATGTCCGGGCAGATTCTTGTAAATTTCGCGACGATCTCCCAGGCCGCGCAGGACGTCCGCAGCACCGCGGGCAAGATCCGTACGCAGCTTGACGAGCTGGAGAGCGGCGTCAAGCGCATCTCCGCCAGCTGGGAAGGCTCGGCGCAGGAGTCCTACCGCGCCAAGCAGGCCGAGTGGGACCAGCGCGCCGCCTCCATGCAGCAGACGCTGGAGGCCATCGCCAAGGCTCTCGACAGCGCCGCCCAGAACTACCAGGCGACCGAGTCGAAGAACGCCCAGATCTGGGGCGGCTGA
- a CDS encoding S8 family serine peptidase, which produces MIKRITTSTLLAAVLTLAGTSVASADPSQGWELPAMSVPAAHAISQGEGVTVAVIDTGIRTDHPVLKGRAMEGPDFLQANDKSQSWYGEHGTAMASSILDVAPEAKVLGLRVVRDEDDPNYRGGSMSNPDALSQAITYAADHGADVISMSIGSRVLWGGFNERDLKAIDYALSKGVVLVGAVGNLGDKTDGGDNAISYPSAYPGVITVAASTPDGSRASFSSVHSYIDVAAPGVSVYEADYRSSGRTSGEGTSAACALAAGVSALIVSKYPDLTPRQVERVLERTASHASRGYSAETGYGVINAEAALQAAAKLTPEKKVAIGEAGTGLHFGPGDDGTPKTYSQGVDSFKVGVAAVGALMTLLTMLGGFWLFKSGRRVQRQGSGSGEPRGPVAYPQYVQPQQNPYQQPAPPHDQWPPQQ; this is translated from the coding sequence GTGATCAAACGAATTACGACCAGTACTCTCCTGGCGGCTGTTCTGACGCTGGCCGGTACCTCTGTGGCGTCCGCCGATCCCTCACAGGGCTGGGAACTGCCCGCCATGTCCGTCCCCGCAGCCCACGCCATCAGCCAAGGCGAAGGTGTCACCGTCGCGGTCATCGACACCGGCATCCGTACTGACCACCCTGTGTTGAAGGGCCGGGCAATGGAGGGGCCGGACTTTCTTCAGGCGAATGACAAGTCCCAGTCCTGGTATGGCGAACACGGCACCGCGATGGCCTCCAGCATCCTTGATGTTGCCCCTGAAGCAAAGGTCCTGGGCTTGCGGGTGGTCCGAGACGAGGACGACCCCAACTATCGGGGTGGCAGCATGAGTAATCCCGACGCGCTGTCGCAGGCGATCACCTACGCGGCGGATCACGGAGCCGACGTCATCTCGATGTCCATCGGTTCCAGGGTTCTCTGGGGTGGTTTCAATGAGAGGGATCTGAAAGCGATCGATTACGCCCTGTCCAAGGGCGTCGTGCTAGTCGGCGCTGTCGGCAACCTGGGGGATAAGACGGACGGGGGCGACAACGCCATTTCGTATCCGTCGGCCTATCCGGGTGTCATCACGGTGGCAGCCTCGACCCCGGACGGGTCGCGCGCGTCGTTCTCGTCTGTCCACTCCTACATCGACGTCGCTGCCCCGGGAGTTTCCGTCTACGAAGCTGACTACCGTTCCAGCGGGCGTACGTCGGGCGAGGGAACATCGGCGGCTTGCGCTCTGGCCGCAGGCGTAAGCGCACTGATCGTTTCCAAGTATCCGGATCTCACTCCGCGTCAGGTGGAGCGAGTCCTCGAAAGGACTGCTTCACATGCCTCCCGTGGGTACAGCGCGGAGACCGGCTATGGAGTGATCAACGCCGAAGCGGCACTACAGGCCGCGGCAAAACTTACTCCGGAAAAGAAGGTAGCGATCGGCGAGGCCGGGACCGGTTTGCACTTTGGCCCCGGAGACGACGGCACGCCCAAGACCTACTCTCAGGGCGTGGACTCCTTCAAGGTTGGGGTCGCGGCCGTCGGAGCTCTCATGACTCTCCTCACCATGCTCGGAGGCTTTTGGCTCTTCAAGAGTGGTCGTCGAGTGCAACGGCAAGGCTCCGGGAGTGGCGAGCCTCGTGGTCCTGTCGCCTATCCGCAGTACGTCCAGCCACAGCAGAACCCATATCAGCAGCCCGCTCCGCCGCATGACCAGTGGCCGCCTCAGCAGTAG